The DNA sequence TAGAGATGAGGCGAGTTAGAATCTACTACATTACAACGACGCTATACCACCGGAAACAGTGTCTGTATTTCGACCCTGTTTTGTACACAGAAGATAAATCATGAGGCTATTCAAATTGTGTATAGtcatgtcccttttcttctcaaaacataagaTATAATCAGAGCAAGAATATAAGCCTTTAACAATAGGCTAGACATCTAATGATTAAAAGAACTTTGATCTATTTAGTCCGTAGCCAGAATATGTTAGATTCTAACATGACAAAGGCTTTATTAGTAAAACTACTGCAGCTATTTTAAATCATACATAAGAATTCTTAAATGAATATTATAATTTGTAGCAGAAGACTAATCATTGTCGTAATTAATCACCGACGTCATTTATGACGTAATGCAATGTTAGCATAAAAATGTCCTTTcccattgttttattattttgaatcTCCTGACATCTGTATTCCAAAGGCAGCGATAAAAACATTGACGATTGTAATAGCACAGACAAAACCAACAGTTACATTGTTCAATACGTTAGCTCTCCTCTTTTCTTCGTCAGATCTCCATACCATCCTCCCTAGAACAAGCAGCATGATCCCGACTATCACTTGCAGTAATAATGACACAGAAATTAGCGCTAAGACGGCGTAGTAAAATTTCTGTGAGGGTCCCTGGTTAAGTAGGGCTTTTAGTTGCGATGCATTGCTCATCAGCAGTCCGAAGTCAAACAGACCTTTAGCGATTGTTTTCTTCGTCGCATACGTATTGAAGTCCACATCTTTGTTTGAATTCTGTTGAAAACAAGCTcagtaaattaaaataaaatcgtGAGGTTATAGAAGTTCCTTCTGATCATAATAGTAATCTTAAGAagtattcttttttattataatggaattattttaacatatttcgTGTAGTTGCTGAGTTACTGAATcaaggatatacatgtatatagttacgAACGTTGCGCGCAACTGCTGACCGGATCTCTTGATCACTTGTTTCATAACCaattttagatataaaattaaaaatttaaatgatcgCGTTTACACCGCATTCATGCATGTTCACATTTACACCCAAATTTCAGTGAGAGTTTATCTCGATTGATATTCTTTATGTTTCGCATTTGTTTCGCCCACATGCATAGATATACTGTAAATCTGCATTGTATGTCATCGACTTAGACCCGACGTAATCGACGGAAAACCGGCAAATTCACACAAAAGGATAAatcaaaattcttttttcttctATTGTTTTTAATCAACGTTAACATTTCCTTCCATGCCCTAAGCTCATAAAAGTAAACTAAGCAAATCTTGAAATGTTAAATCTATTCACTTTAAAATCGATATATAGGTAGGCGGTGATGAGACGATTTGAGCATTGAATTGCAACACTTTGCAGAGGTCTTTTCAGAATGAATATTTGTGTTAGATTTACTACGAGTGTCTTCTGTAGTTTTGCTAACATATGTGACGGGGTAtcatgaaacaaaacaaataatatattaagTTCTTTATATTTGCTACTGAATAATACCGACTGAAGGCGGAAAATTATGATGAATATAAAGAATACTATATATTAGCCAGAAAACAGTCGAATGTAATTATCGAAATGCGGTATTTGTAGAAAATCTTTAAAGAATGattacatataaaaattaaacaaacaaaattataaaattattttcagataaaaaaaaaaacaaggtttctaaactcaattttagtgttgttatattttctggtcctttgggatcatggagttccgcttcagccggtgttagggggcgtgagaggtgttgcaaccgatttcattatctctcgtgaacagactcagtcaaaccgagtctgctattattcttcttggttgcattctatgcttccaagggatctttttataGTTTTAAGTAAAATACCTCACTAATTAGTCGATTTCaacatttcaaatgtatattaACTTTAGTAATTTTACATGGTTACCCGCaatatagacttacaaagtctgttgagatcaaataatctgtaataatattaatttcttcatactgacactgatattttctctctaggctcatctcaacattagagacagaggctagagacagaggcaagagatatcgtaaattttttcaaaaagtggtatcagagaggattgattttatggccaaatgctttacatttcatgaatctaacgactgatgccagtctacccGCAATATTGAATTGGTAATCTTGGCCTGCCGAGGCCAATGACATGGTATGTTCTTTAGAAGAAGACAAATTTTCATTTGTCTGTCGAGATGAAACAAAAGGCGTTTGAAGAACTCAGACACGTTGAAGTTGTGCAGCCTTCTGACACAATGTaattcaatagtttttttttcttttttctagacaTTTACttataaatcaaatgaaaagataTGCCATAAAGATGTGAGTCTAAGTTAAAAATTATTGTCTAGAATCAAGCTATCTCACTGAAGTGAAATATTAAGTTTAACTTTGTTAGGTGTAAACGTTATATCATGTCAGGTAAACCCAGCAGACGACAGAACGTCTTGATACGGTGAATACATATTAAATGGGGCATTATCATAAAAAATCGTTGTCTTCAAACTGTGAACTTGACTTTGACGATAGGGGTGGGGATCTTCTATGCTAGACGTCTTCATGTAAGCAAAGTTTAAAGTGTTTCCTATCTTGCAAGAATAATTTTGCAAAGACGTGAGAATAGCATGCGATAGTTTTGGCTGCACATAAATCGCACGCGCTAATGGACAATTTTCAAACTTGGTAAAgctgtttttataaaaaatgagaaaatgatGAGTACGTTTTCATTTCAAACTTGATAAGGCAGGCGAAAATAAATTACAACTATAGGCCTACATTTCATGAAggctttttaaatttaatttcgaAACGAATAAATCACAAAACTAATCGAAGTGcttataaatacaaaacaaaatatccaaACCACCACCAAGGCTTACGATTAGCTAGAAGTTTTCACTGTTCCTTTGCTTTGAGGAGTTGAGTTTTTAAATTTGTGcctattttgcatttaaatcaagAGCGTATAATTAATCTAAGACTTGTATGGAATTTCTGTGACAAGGTTACATCATGCTGGAAATAGtgtacaaaatacaataaaacattttggtaCATGAGTTTACCCCCGATACATAGAATCGCCGACGCGAAAACacccaaatttcatataaaaccgTTAAAATACTGTTCTAATTTGGTTTTGAAAGTTTTCAAGCGATTGATTAGTGAAAAGGTAACAGTACTTGATAGATACTACGCCGAGTTGGTGTCAAAATTTTGGGTAAGCTTCATAATATACATTTCAAGAGTGTCTTCCGGTCCTTTGAAATAGTATCACATTagctttttttcatatttttgcatgcttctaaatgattttatttatttatttagtaaataattcaaattaaatgaaaagacAGTTTCATGTTTTAAGTTAATGTGATAATATTGACATGAATAATGTTTTTGGGCCGAAATCAAAACAAG is a window from the Mercenaria mercenaria strain notata chromosome 7, MADL_Memer_1, whole genome shotgun sequence genome containing:
- the LOC123554844 gene encoding ninjurin-2-like; the protein is MENKKIEDMNSNSNKDVDFNTYATKKTIAKGLFDFGLLMSNASQLKALLNQGPSQKFYYAVLALISVSLLLQVIVGIMLLVLGRMVWRSDEEKRRANVLNNVTVGFVCAITIVNVFIAAFGIQMSGDSK